A region of Rhizorhabdus wittichii RW1 DNA encodes the following proteins:
- a CDS encoding TonB-dependent receptor (PFAM: TonB-dependent receptor; TonB-dependent receptor, plug), with amino-acid sequence MARPIPISIRTGLPLFRRDYIWPYIVIRNGTSRHKKGSLMQLKTILLATAAVAAMAPAHAETAGDSAGNAFSLGQIIVTGVRPAGVEVGGSTLTSEAIYAFNRTTLDEAANLIPGVASGNSGGSRNERLVFVRGFDRFQVPISIDGIRVYLPADNRLDYGRFLTPDIAEIQVAKGYASVLDGPGAMGGAINLVTRKPTKEIEAEVRGTLNLDRGVDYAGYNVFALLGTKHDRWYAQGSYARSFTDHWDLPGDYVPVAGSAEDGGAREYSRTRDWRVNAKLGFTPNDTDEYSISYTRQEGSKNAPLHVTDPVSNPLPPGAPNPRFWSWPYWNIESIYFLSTTQLGERATFKTRVYRNSFDNLLSSFDNATQATQTLGRSFNSYYEDKAYGGSAQLDLAITDANALSLAFHYRRDKHVEFQQGFPSGATEPPQTNEEDTYSAAAEYRAAFSPTLSLTAGISYDWRELRKAEEYATPPGELAPRIFEYPRADASAFNWQARLDWRPDQATSLHAGVSRRARFPTIFERFSTQFGTAASNPGLKPERAVNYEIGGSRRIGAFRVEAAAFYSDVQDAIVAVRPVGFPANTTQRRNLGDGKYYGGEIALSWQPASTLELGVNYTYIRREFDITPQAAETVPVFALTDVPTHKGFAYARWSPVERLSIYPNLDFASKRTTLDTFVPGAPVGTVRYYRTGGYVQANLRVDYEVFDNVEIGVGARNIFDKYYVLTDGFPEPGRSFFASIRARY; translated from the coding sequence ATGGCAAGGCCCATTCCCATCAGCATCCGCACCGGGCTTCCCCTTTTTCGTCGAGACTATATATGGCCATATATAGTGATTCGAAACGGCACAAGCCGGCACAAAAAGGGAAGCCTGATGCAGTTGAAGACGATCCTCCTCGCCACCGCGGCGGTCGCGGCGATGGCGCCGGCGCATGCCGAGACCGCCGGCGACTCCGCCGGCAACGCCTTTTCGCTGGGCCAGATCATCGTCACGGGCGTCCGCCCGGCGGGCGTCGAGGTCGGCGGATCGACGCTGACCTCGGAGGCGATCTACGCCTTCAACCGCACCACGCTCGACGAGGCGGCGAACCTGATCCCCGGCGTCGCGTCGGGCAACAGCGGCGGGTCGCGCAACGAGCGGCTCGTCTTCGTGCGCGGCTTCGACCGGTTCCAGGTGCCGATCTCGATCGACGGCATCCGCGTCTACCTGCCCGCCGACAACCGGCTCGACTATGGCCGCTTCCTGACCCCCGACATCGCCGAGATCCAGGTCGCCAAGGGCTATGCGTCGGTGCTCGACGGGCCGGGCGCGATGGGCGGCGCGATCAACCTCGTCACCCGCAAGCCCACCAAGGAGATCGAGGCGGAGGTGCGCGGCACGCTCAACCTCGACCGCGGCGTCGACTATGCCGGCTACAATGTCTTCGCGCTGCTCGGCACGAAGCATGACCGGTGGTATGCGCAGGGCTCCTACGCCCGCAGCTTCACCGATCATTGGGACCTGCCGGGCGACTATGTGCCGGTCGCCGGATCGGCGGAGGACGGCGGCGCGCGCGAATATTCGCGGACGCGCGACTGGCGCGTCAACGCGAAGCTCGGCTTCACCCCCAACGACACCGACGAATATTCGATCAGCTACACCCGGCAGGAGGGCAGCAAGAACGCGCCGCTCCACGTCACCGATCCGGTGTCGAACCCGCTGCCGCCCGGCGCGCCCAATCCGCGCTTCTGGAGCTGGCCCTATTGGAACATCGAGAGCATCTATTTCCTCTCGACCACCCAACTCGGCGAGCGCGCGACCTTCAAGACCCGCGTCTATCGCAACAGCTTCGACAATCTACTGAGCTCTTTCGACAATGCGACCCAGGCGACGCAGACGCTCGGCCGCTCGTTCAACAGCTATTATGAGGACAAGGCTTATGGCGGCTCGGCGCAGCTCGACCTCGCGATCACCGACGCCAACGCGCTGAGCCTTGCCTTCCACTATCGCCGCGACAAGCATGTCGAGTTCCAGCAGGGCTTTCCGAGCGGCGCCACCGAGCCGCCGCAGACCAACGAGGAGGACACCTACAGCGCCGCCGCCGAATATCGCGCCGCCTTCTCGCCCACGCTCAGCCTGACCGCCGGCATCAGCTACGATTGGCGCGAACTGCGCAAGGCCGAGGAATATGCGACCCCGCCGGGCGAGCTGGCGCCGCGCATCTTCGAATATCCGCGCGCCGACGCCTCGGCCTTCAACTGGCAGGCGCGGCTCGACTGGCGGCCCGACCAGGCCACCAGCCTCCACGCCGGCGTCTCGCGCCGCGCGCGCTTCCCGACCATCTTCGAGCGGTTCAGCACCCAGTTCGGCACCGCCGCCTCCAACCCCGGCCTGAAGCCCGAGCGCGCGGTCAATTACGAGATCGGCGGTTCGCGCCGGATCGGCGCCTTCCGCGTCGAGGCGGCGGCCTTCTACAGCGACGTGCAGGACGCGATCGTCGCGGTCCGCCCGGTCGGCTTCCCCGCCAACACCACGCAGCGCCGCAACCTCGGCGACGGCAAATATTATGGTGGCGAGATCGCGCTGAGCTGGCAGCCGGCCAGCACGCTCGAACTGGGCGTCAACTACACCTATATCCGCCGCGAGTTCGACATCACCCCGCAAGCGGCGGAGACGGTGCCGGTGTTCGCGCTGACCGACGTGCCGACCCACAAGGGCTTCGCCTATGCGCGCTGGTCGCCGGTCGAGCGGCTGAGCATCTATCCGAACCTCGACTTCGCCTCGAAGCGGACGACGCTCGACACCTTCGTGCCGGGCGCGCCGGTCGGCACGGTCCGCTACTATCGCACCGGCGGCTATGTGCAGGCCAATCTGCGGGTCGATTACGAGGTCTTCGACAATGTCGAGATCGGTGTCGGCGCCCGCAACATCTTCGACAAATATTATGTCCTGACCGACGGCTTCCCGGAGCCGGGGCGCAGCTTCTTCGCGAGCATCCGCGCCCGCTACTGA
- a CDS encoding bifunctional deaminase-reductase domain protein (PFAM: bifunctional deaminase-reductase domain protein) encodes MARILGYIATSLDGFIATEADDLGWLFKYDGLDLGEYDYARFLQRIRTVVMGRGTYDFIAAEDVPWAYGDQRVLVVTSRPIPAPKGPLETRSDVDALIAELRSLDDGDVWMLGGGQLQMAFLERGALDEIEIYVIPEMIGGGRPLFPATGFQSSPRLISALPLDRGCVRLHYAFDREAGASDRNPS; translated from the coding sequence ATGGCGCGGATTCTCGGCTATATCGCAACCAGTCTCGACGGCTTCATAGCGACCGAGGCCGATGATCTCGGCTGGCTATTCAAATATGACGGCCTCGATCTGGGCGAATATGACTACGCCCGCTTCCTCCAGCGAATCCGGACCGTCGTCATGGGCCGGGGCACCTATGATTTCATAGCCGCCGAGGATGTGCCCTGGGCCTATGGCGATCAGCGCGTCCTGGTCGTCACGTCGCGGCCGATCCCCGCGCCGAAAGGCCCTTTGGAAACGCGAAGCGACGTCGATGCGCTGATCGCCGAGTTGCGATCGCTCGATGATGGCGACGTCTGGATGCTCGGCGGCGGCCAGTTGCAGATGGCGTTTCTCGAGCGGGGGGCGCTCGACGAGATCGAAATCTATGTGATCCCCGAGATGATCGGCGGCGGTCGGCCGCTATTCCCCGCAACCGGCTTCCAGTCCAGCCCCCGCCTGATCAGTGCCCTGCCTCTGGATCGCGGCTGCGTGCGCCTCCACTATGCCTTCGATCGTGAAGCTGGCGCTTCGGATCGCAACCCGTCCTAG
- a CDS encoding Cytochrome-c peroxidase (PFAM: Di-haem cytochrome c peroxidase) translates to MRRWIGPAVAAALLLAGGAGSAGPWRWALPAGIAPPATPTDNPMSAAKVELGRRLFHDADLSIDGTMACATCHEQRRGFADGNRTRPGVHGDPGRRNVPGLANVGWLGPLTWADPALTTLEKQALVPIAGDRPVEMGMKGKEAEIPARLGRDRCYRRMFARAFPETRGRIDLAAVAKALAAFERTLISFDSPYDRRGATPLPPAAARGLALFEARCASCHAGPHFSDGRFHAIETRADDADGGLAEKSGDPADRGRFRTPALRNVALAAPYLHDGSAATLGDAIRRHDRLPAVVTSSPAQVDDLTAFIGALNDERFVTDPRFAYPDKACGRKL, encoded by the coding sequence ATGCGCCGCTGGATCGGCCCGGCGGTCGCCGCCGCGCTGCTGCTGGCCGGCGGCGCGGGATCGGCGGGACCGTGGCGCTGGGCGCTGCCGGCCGGGATCGCGCCGCCCGCCACGCCCACCGACAACCCGATGAGCGCGGCGAAGGTGGAGCTGGGCCGGCGACTGTTCCACGACGCCGACCTGTCGATCGACGGGACGATGGCCTGCGCGACCTGCCACGAGCAGCGGCGCGGCTTCGCCGACGGCAACCGCACCCGCCCCGGCGTCCATGGCGATCCCGGCCGCCGCAACGTGCCCGGCCTCGCCAATGTCGGCTGGCTGGGGCCGCTGACCTGGGCCGATCCGGCGCTGACCACCCTGGAGAAACAGGCGCTGGTGCCGATCGCCGGCGACCGTCCGGTCGAGATGGGGATGAAGGGCAAGGAGGCGGAGATCCCCGCGCGGCTGGGCCGCGACCGCTGCTACCGCCGCATGTTCGCCAGGGCCTTCCCCGAGACGCGCGGGCGCATCGACCTCGCCGCCGTCGCCAAGGCGCTGGCGGCGTTCGAGCGGACGCTGATCTCCTTCGACAGCCCCTATGACCGCCGGGGCGCGACTCCCCTGCCGCCCGCCGCCGCGCGCGGCCTGGCGCTGTTCGAGGCGCGCTGCGCGAGCTGTCATGCCGGCCCCCATTTCAGCGACGGCCGCTTCCACGCGATCGAGACGCGGGCCGACGATGCCGACGGCGGGCTGGCCGAGAAGAGCGGCGATCCCGCCGACCGGGGCCGCTTCCGCACCCCGGCGCTGCGCAACGTCGCGCTGGCCGCGCCCTATCTGCACGACGGATCGGCGGCGACGCTCGGCGACGCGATCCGCCGCCACGACCGGCTGCCGGCCGTCGTCACATCGAGCCCGGCGCAGGTCGACGATCTCACCGCGTTCATCGGGGCGCTGAACGACGAGCGCTTTGTCACCGATCCGCGCTTCGCCTATCCCGACAAGGCGTGCGGTCGAAAGCTTTAG